One window of the Arthrobacter sp. zg-Y919 genome contains the following:
- a CDS encoding DNA polymerase IV, producing the protein MLHVDLDQFIAAVEVLRRPELAGKPIIVGGRGDPTERAVVSTASYEARAFGVGSGMPLRIAARKVPDAVILPVDAEAYLEASDAVMATLRAQPGAVVQVLGWDEAFVGTVTEDPEAYARELQAAVLEQTQLHCSVGIGDTLVRAKNATDLGKPAGVFQLTAANWLEVMGGRPTKELWGVGSKISGRLAKLGINTVAELATVDPPTLVPEFGPKMGPWYAELGRGDGASTVDDTPWVARGHSRETTFQTDLTEPGQVDDAVRQLAAQVLADVAAEGRPVIGLTLKVRYAPFTTKTHAKKIPETFDRDDVLARTLDLAGAIEPGRPIRLLGLRAEMAMPDDARKGHTPTRGGW; encoded by the coding sequence GTGCTGCACGTGGACCTCGACCAGTTCATCGCAGCGGTCGAAGTGCTCCGGCGCCCGGAGCTGGCCGGTAAACCGATCATCGTTGGCGGCCGCGGCGATCCGACCGAACGTGCCGTGGTCTCCACCGCCTCCTACGAAGCCCGCGCGTTCGGCGTCGGGTCCGGGATGCCGCTGCGCATCGCCGCCCGCAAGGTGCCCGACGCCGTGATCCTGCCCGTCGATGCCGAGGCCTACCTCGAGGCCTCGGATGCAGTGATGGCCACGCTGCGCGCCCAGCCCGGCGCCGTCGTGCAGGTCCTGGGCTGGGACGAAGCTTTCGTCGGCACGGTGACGGAGGATCCGGAGGCCTACGCCCGGGAGCTGCAGGCCGCGGTGCTGGAGCAGACGCAGCTGCACTGCAGTGTGGGTATCGGCGACACCCTGGTCCGCGCCAAGAACGCCACCGACCTGGGCAAACCGGCCGGCGTCTTCCAGCTGACCGCCGCGAACTGGCTCGAGGTGATGGGCGGTCGGCCCACCAAGGAACTGTGGGGCGTCGGAAGCAAGATTTCGGGCCGGCTGGCGAAGCTGGGCATCAATACTGTGGCCGAGCTCGCCACAGTAGATCCTCCGACCCTGGTGCCGGAGTTCGGGCCCAAGATGGGTCCCTGGTACGCGGAGCTCGGACGCGGCGACGGTGCCAGCACGGTGGATGACACCCCGTGGGTGGCCCGCGGGCACAGCCGCGAGACCACCTTCCAGACCGACCTCACCGAGCCGGGACAGGTGGACGACGCCGTGCGGCAGCTGGCGGCGCAGGTCCTGGCGGATGTAGCCGCCGAAGGGCGGCCGGTGATCGGGCTGACCCTCAAGGTCCGGTACGCGCCGTTCACCACCAAAACGCACGCGAAGAAGATCCCGGAGACCTTCGACCGGGACGATGTCCTGGCCCGGACACTGGACCTGGCCGGTGCCATCGAGCCCGGTCGGCCGATCCGGCTATTGGGCCTGCGCGCCGAAATGGCCATGCCCGACGACGCGCGGAAGGGTCATACGCCTACGCGCGGCGGGTGGTGA
- a CDS encoding oxidoreductase, which translates to MQLAGPWALGQPADRDGALAVLREAVELGITHIDTAEAYGPHITNSLIREALHPYPDALHVVTKVGATRDDQGGWPTAREPHQLRRAVEENLETLGLDVLDLVYLRMGDGEGTVPGSLAEALETLADLRQQGVIRHLGVSNVLPEQVAEARSIVPIVSVQNRYNLAFRRDDDLIDSLAQDGIAYVPFFPLGGFSPLQSEALSAVAARLESTPMSVALAWLLQRSPNILLIPGTSSVAHLRENVAGAGLALSAEDAAELDSIGR; encoded by the coding sequence ATGCAGCTCGCCGGACCCTGGGCCCTGGGACAGCCCGCAGACCGCGACGGCGCCCTCGCCGTCCTGCGGGAGGCGGTGGAACTGGGCATCACGCACATCGACACCGCCGAGGCGTACGGCCCGCACATCACCAATTCGCTCATCCGTGAGGCACTGCATCCCTATCCGGACGCCCTGCACGTGGTGACCAAGGTGGGCGCCACGCGCGATGACCAGGGCGGATGGCCTACGGCGCGGGAGCCCCACCAGCTGCGCCGGGCGGTGGAGGAGAACCTGGAAACACTCGGCCTTGATGTGCTGGACCTGGTTTATCTGCGGATGGGCGACGGCGAGGGGACAGTGCCCGGCTCCCTCGCCGAAGCGTTGGAGACGCTGGCCGATCTCCGGCAGCAGGGGGTGATCCGGCACCTCGGAGTGAGCAATGTGCTGCCGGAGCAGGTCGCCGAAGCACGCAGCATTGTCCCCATCGTTTCGGTGCAGAACAGATACAACCTTGCTTTCCGCCGGGACGACGACCTGATCGATTCCCTCGCGCAGGACGGCATCGCCTACGTGCCGTTTTTCCCGTTGGGCGGGTTCAGCCCGCTGCAGTCCGAAGCGCTCTCCGCCGTGGCGGCGCGGCTGGAATCCACGCCCATGTCCGTGGCGTTGGCGTGGCTGCTGCAGCGCTCCCCGAACATCCTGCTCATTCCGGGCACCTCATCGGTGGCGCACCTGCGGGAGAACGTGGCCGGTGCCGGACTCGCGCTTTCCGCGGAGGATGCGGCCGAGCTGGACAGCATCGGCCGGTAG
- a CDS encoding helix-turn-helix domain-containing protein codes for MATITAAAKRAQEKANYNAFLDVCPSRKLLDRISDKWVTLVLAALGSGPDCDGGPRPLRFSELSRVLAGVSQKMLTQTLRSLERDGLVTRTVTPTVPVTVTYELTDLGLSLYGLTRSIKAWAEQHMDDVFAGRAAYDSRSA; via the coding sequence ATGGCCACGATCACGGCGGCAGCGAAACGGGCCCAGGAAAAGGCGAACTACAACGCCTTTCTGGATGTATGCCCCAGCCGGAAACTGCTCGACCGGATCTCGGACAAATGGGTGACGCTGGTCCTGGCGGCTCTCGGAAGCGGACCGGACTGCGACGGCGGTCCCCGGCCGTTGCGGTTCTCCGAACTTTCCCGCGTGCTGGCCGGCGTGAGCCAGAAAATGCTGACCCAGACGCTGCGCTCGCTGGAGCGGGACGGGCTGGTCACCCGCACGGTTACCCCCACGGTGCCGGTGACCGTGACTTACGAACTCACCGACCTTGGACTGTCCCTGTACGGGCTGACCCGCAGTATCAAAGCCTGGGCCGAGCAGCACATGGATGACGTCTTCGCTGGGCGTGCCGCCTACGACTCCCGCAGTGCCTGA
- a CDS encoding TetR family transcriptional regulator, with translation MPPDATPTKRRILAAARAEFALNGLAGARVDRIAEEAQANKRSIYVHFGAKEELFDLVVGQALLELADAVPFEAASLPQYAASLFDMLQLNPDVGRLTSWAVLERPAPLDVEVQAYRSKIAAIREAQDRGQIAGSHDPVVLMAMTISLVTSWSNASWSLRALSGRDAATPPEGFRNQLLLAVGSLTEGS, from the coding sequence ATGCCTCCTGACGCCACCCCCACCAAGCGCCGCATCCTGGCTGCGGCCCGCGCGGAATTTGCCCTGAACGGACTCGCCGGTGCCCGGGTGGACCGCATTGCGGAGGAGGCGCAGGCCAACAAGCGCTCCATCTACGTCCACTTCGGCGCCAAGGAAGAGCTGTTCGATCTGGTCGTGGGCCAGGCCCTGCTGGAACTGGCTGATGCGGTTCCCTTTGAGGCCGCCTCGCTCCCCCAATACGCCGCAAGCCTGTTCGACATGCTCCAGCTGAACCCCGACGTCGGCCGGCTGACGTCCTGGGCAGTCCTGGAACGTCCGGCTCCGCTGGACGTTGAGGTGCAGGCGTACCGGAGCAAGATCGCGGCCATCCGAGAGGCACAGGACCGAGGGCAGATCGCGGGCAGCCACGACCCCGTGGTGCTGATGGCCATGACCATTTCCCTGGTCACCAGCTGGTCCAATGCCTCCTGGTCCCTGCGCGCTCTCAGCGGCCGCGACGCCGCCACCCCGCCGGAAGGATTCCGCAACCAGCTTCTGCTCGCCGTCGGTTCGCTGACCGAGGGCAGCTAG
- a CDS encoding SDR family oxidoreductase has protein sequence MPRTWFITGTSSGFGRHLAEQLLERGDRVAATARRVESLDDLASRYGTRLWRAALDVTDTATLRTVVTRAFDELGRIDVVVSNAGYGLFGAAEELSDEQIDRQLATNLTASIQLARAVIPHLRRQGGGRIMQVSSIGGQVAFPAMSLYHATKWGIEGFWESTAADIAPFGIGVTLVEPGVARTGFGSTSADMGAALPEYDGGAPGQLRRMIAGELPPLPAPGDPAKIAAAIIASADGPSAPLRLTLGSDAYTLATSALRERLARLEEGKDLAHSTDADDVAAHQPSGSAYPPPGPGG, from the coding sequence ATGCCCCGCACCTGGTTCATCACAGGCACTTCATCCGGATTCGGCCGCCATCTGGCCGAACAGCTCCTCGAGCGCGGCGACCGGGTGGCAGCTACTGCCCGCCGCGTGGAATCCCTCGACGACCTGGCCTCCCGGTACGGCACGCGGCTGTGGCGCGCAGCCCTCGATGTCACCGACACGGCCACCCTGCGGACAGTGGTGACGCGGGCGTTCGACGAACTCGGGCGGATCGACGTCGTCGTCTCGAATGCCGGGTACGGCCTGTTCGGGGCGGCCGAGGAGCTAAGCGACGAGCAGATCGACCGCCAGCTGGCCACCAACCTCACCGCCTCCATCCAGCTCGCACGCGCCGTCATCCCGCATCTGCGGCGGCAGGGCGGCGGCCGCATCATGCAGGTCTCCAGCATCGGCGGCCAGGTCGCTTTCCCTGCCATGAGCCTCTACCACGCCACCAAATGGGGCATCGAGGGGTTCTGGGAATCCACGGCAGCCGACATTGCGCCGTTCGGTATTGGTGTCACGCTTGTCGAGCCGGGGGTGGCCCGCACCGGGTTCGGCAGCACAAGTGCGGACATGGGTGCGGCCCTGCCCGAATACGACGGCGGCGCTCCGGGGCAGCTCCGCCGCATGATTGCCGGCGAACTTCCGCCGCTGCCCGCACCGGGAGACCCAGCCAAGATTGCGGCGGCAATCATCGCTTCAGCCGACGGTCCAAGTGCCCCGTTGCGCCTCACGCTCGGTTCGGACGCCTACACCCTGGCCACCTCGGCACTACGGGAGCGCCTCGCCAGGCTGGAAGAGGGGAAGGATCTGGCCCACTCGACGGACGCCGACGACGTCGCGGCCCACCAGCCGAGCGGCTCCGCCTACCCCCCGCCTGGCCCCGGCGGTTAG
- a CDS encoding N(5)-(carboxyethyl)ornithine synthase gives MNSPVERLTLGVLSSRRKPDEQRLAIHPLHLERIAPEIREQLVLEEGYGEKFGVSDAELKTFVRAVLPRAQIVAEADVVLLPKPQPEDLAELRDGQTLWGWPHCVQDRAITQLAIDKKLTLIAFEAMNHWASDGGFGLHVFHKNNELAGYCSVLHALSLTGSTGDYGRRLSAVVIGFGATARGAVTALNAHGIHDVQVLTNRGVAAVGAPIHSARMVQFDHDAAESPFLSEVITEDGRVPLAPFLAESDIVVNCTLQDPNAPLTYLRTEDLAAFRPGSLIVDVSCDEGMGFEWAKSTTFTDPMFEVGEHINYYAVDHSPSYLWNSASWEISEALLPFLETVISGPAAWAENETIARAIEIRDGVIRNKDVLQFQQREPAYPHVALTS, from the coding sequence GTGAACTCCCCCGTGGAGCGCCTCACCCTCGGTGTCCTTTCCAGCAGGCGCAAGCCCGACGAGCAGCGGCTGGCCATCCACCCGCTTCATCTGGAACGCATCGCCCCGGAGATTCGGGAACAGCTGGTTCTCGAAGAAGGCTATGGGGAGAAGTTCGGCGTTTCGGACGCCGAGCTGAAGACATTCGTGCGCGCCGTACTCCCGCGGGCGCAGATCGTGGCGGAGGCCGACGTCGTCCTCCTGCCCAAGCCGCAGCCCGAGGACCTGGCCGAGCTGCGGGACGGGCAGACCCTCTGGGGTTGGCCGCACTGCGTGCAGGACCGCGCCATCACCCAGCTCGCCATCGACAAGAAGCTCACCCTGATCGCCTTCGAAGCGATGAACCACTGGGCCAGCGACGGCGGTTTCGGCCTGCACGTGTTCCACAAGAACAACGAACTGGCCGGGTACTGCTCCGTACTGCACGCCCTCAGCCTGACCGGATCCACCGGCGACTACGGCCGGCGGCTCAGCGCCGTCGTCATCGGCTTCGGCGCCACGGCGCGCGGGGCGGTTACTGCCCTGAACGCCCACGGCATCCATGACGTCCAGGTCCTGACCAACCGCGGTGTTGCAGCGGTCGGAGCACCGATCCACTCGGCCCGGATGGTGCAGTTCGACCATGACGCGGCGGAATCACCGTTCCTCAGCGAGGTCATCACCGAAGACGGCCGGGTGCCGCTGGCCCCGTTCCTTGCCGAGAGCGACATCGTGGTCAACTGCACCCTGCAGGACCCCAATGCCCCGCTGACCTACCTGCGCACTGAGGATCTTGCGGCTTTCCGGCCCGGCAGCCTGATCGTGGACGTTTCCTGCGACGAGGGCATGGGCTTTGAGTGGGCGAAATCCACCACCTTCACCGATCCCATGTTCGAGGTGGGCGAGCACATCAATTACTACGCTGTCGACCACAGCCCGTCCTACCTCTGGAACTCCGCCAGTTGGGAAATCAGCGAGGCGCTGCTGCCTTTCCTGGAAACGGTCATCAGCGGTCCCGCCGCGTGGGCGGAGAACGAGACCATTGCCCGGGCGATCGAAATCCGCGACGGCGTCATCCGGAACAAGGACGTGCTGCAGTTCCAGCAGCGGGAGCCGGCCTACCCGCACGTGGCACTGACCTCCTAA